The nucleotide sequence aaaaaaatccccATGGTTTGCAACACcatttgttacaaaatgtatgtatctatcaCACATAGTCCCGCGCTGACTAACTTCCATCGACTCATCAGGCTAATCGGAGAACTATCTCTCAAATGCTGGTCACAAAATTAATAGAACCTTTATCTTTTGCATCAACGTCGAACTCAATGATGATCGATCAGTCTCCAAAGACCTTATATTATGCAATTTTTCATGAGTAAGCAAGTCCCGTTAAGATACACTTTAGAGTCTCTGGGGGCGTTGACCAGTTCGTTTTCTGTACTGACGACGTCATTTGTTATGCCTCGAGTACTTTAGGGGGAAACATGCGACAAGTTGGCTACTGATTTGCATACTGACTGCGCATCATTTGGCGGATTGTGTATAGAACTATAAAAGTGAAGGCATAGGCTCATTAAACAGGCTTtctgtcagtctctctctctccaggaACAGTTGCGGCGAGTTTGCGTCTGATAGATCGTACAAATAGTAGTGACAACTGTACACATCTTCGGCAACATCTGGGATAGATCAGATTTCTACCACGTTCGTGATCGACACTAAGTACTATGAACGGGTTGATATCATACGAAGACTTGCAGAACTACTCCAAGTGGAACAGTAGTTTTAATGATGCTAACTACACCTTTCCTTACTATGAAAGTAACTCCGATGCATGTGCCATGGAGAGGAGCGTACAACATGTAATAGGAGCCATATTGACGATTTTAGGGTTAATTGGAAACGGAGCCTTTCTGTACGTCGTTTTAAAGTTACCCTATATGAAGACAGTCACCAATCTATATCTTTGCAGTCTCGCAGTAGCTGATTTTCTTTACCTAAGCGTTAACTCTGTTACTATTTTCTGCCATTTCGATAATGACTTAGCCTGCCGTCACTTGTTGGCAAATGTTGCATTTGCTTGTTCAACGGAGTTCCTCATATCTACAAGTTTCCTTGCATCCATCATGATAATCGCATTAATTGGTATAGAGAGATACATCGCCATCAGCAGACCGTTATCCAAAGGATCGCGAGCATCTCAGCATGGCAGTCGGTGGTTGTTGCTCGTCGTCACTTCGACGTGGTTACCGGCCTTCATTCTTAGCTCACCGGCTTTGATACAGTGTTTTTACCCGTTGGCTGAGATTTTCGAAGCTCGTGTTGTCATCACCATGATATCGTTCTTCGTCATGATCGTACTGGTGCTGGTGTTCTATCTACTCATAGCATGTAAGCTCCTCAAAGCATCTCACAGTGTGATAGCGACACGCAGATCTGCCGGTGAGAACGAGAGACAAGTGATCAGGGTATGTTTATTGACAGCCATCGTCTTCGTCATCTGTTTGTGTCCGTATATGGTTCGATTAGTCTTTGACCTGTTGATAGTGAACCGCATCATACCAGTTACCAACTACGTTTACTACTGTTTCTATAATCTTGCCATCTTTCTGCTCATCATTAACGCGACAATTAACCCCGTCGTCTACAACGCAGCCAGTCGCCGTTATCGGCGAGCCTTCAAAGACGCTTTTCTGTGCCGACGAAGACAACCGTCGAGGTataaaagttatatatatagatcCCAAAGCAGTGAAAACGCTATTGACACGGGAACCACACTTGTGTACGTTCGAGGGAGGGTTACGTCGGTACGTAAACAGAGGATTCCACTTGAAAAACTTTGAGATGACttatacatttctttttttttaaatttacttacacgcacatatatacatatacatatacatatacatatacatatacatataaatttacTTACACGTTCACAATTTGAACATTAATATGGGTAACTACTGTCAATGTCAAACGAGAGAGAATCTTTATCTTATCAATGTATTTTACAAGTACATAACTTCAGTAAATATATGGACTTGCAAACTTCGACTGTCATAGTTGTTCATGGAGTGAGTAGAATTTTCCGACAACGGTATAGGCGAACGTGAATCATGGAAGAATTTGAAAAGTGGTATAGCGGGAAAGGATGTACTGTACCACACGAACTATACCTACACAAAGTATATACAATTTATTCAGTTTCAAGTATTATTTCACAATTAAAAATGCATAAATGGTGTTTAATAAAATCGAAAATCAAAAAGTTTGAGTCAGTTGGAGTTTTTGTAGCATATTGCGTAGATTTGCGTGTGTTGACGATGGAAAGAAGTGCGTTTTCAACTTGgtaaataaatttgcatatgaaatatCGTCAcaacacttacatacatattgcCCGTGGGCAATATACGCCTCATCACTTGCCCGGATGTTCTTATTTGGAATTACGAGAAGGTTGCATTATATTGACgcatttaataatatatatacacatattatCTTCCCGGTAAATCTTTTGACACTAAACTCCAAGCTGAAGGTTGCTTCTGGCAAATTGCACACTATATAGGAGAATAGTTATTCGGGACGGGGGAAGAGTTATTGGAGGATTTCGTCATCGGCACAACTCGGCCCCCTTCTTGTACAACAAAATAGTAATCATGATCACAGCAAATTAATGTTCTTGAAAACATGATaacaccaccccaccccacccccttaTTTTTAACATGCCGCGAAAATTACCCGTATTCAAAGAAGACACTCTTAATTCCAAATTTGACATTGCAAATAAAACCACTGGCTGTTACAAGACGGAAGCTTTATATAGCAGCAATTAACATTTGTATACAGTTGCAAGTCTTACAAAAGGTAATTACAGTATCATCATGACGGTAAAAAAACAGGTGCATATGATGACCATTTTCATCCATAGGGGAGGGTTTGATAGAGGTATGCCCCTCTTAATGGGGAGGGGGGTCCCGAGAACGCAAAcaggtaggtaatacatgtacagtaactagtatgacaggtaatacatgtacagtaactagtatggtaggtaatacatgtacagtaactagtatggtaggtaatacatgtacagtaactagtatggtaggtaatacatgtacagtaactagtatggtaggtaatacatgtacagtaactagtatggtaggtaatacatgtacagtaactagtatggtaggtaatacatgtacagtaactagtatggtaggtaatacatgtagtatggtaggtaatacatgtacagtaactagtatggtaggtaatacatgtacagtaactagtatggtaggtaatacatgtacagtaactagtatggtaggtaatacatgtacagtaactagtatggtaggtaatacatgtacagtaactagtatggtaggtaatacatgtacagtaactagtatggcaggtaatacatgtacagtaactagtatggtaggtaatacatgtacagtaactattatggtaggtaatacatgtacagtaactagtatggtaggtaatacatgtacagtaactagtatggcaggtaatacatgtacagtaactagtatggtaggtaatacatgtacagtaactattatggtaggtaatacatgtacagtaactagtatggcaggtaatacatgtacagtaactattatggttggtaatacatgtacagtaactagtatggtaggtaatacatgtacagtaactagtatggtaggtaatacatgtagtatggtaggtaatacatgtacagtaactagtatggtaggtaatacatgtacagtaactagtatggtaggtaatacatgtacagtaactagtatggcaggtaatacatgtacagtaactagtatggcaggtaatacatgtacagtaactagtatggtaggtaatacatgtacagtaactattatggtaggtaatacatgtacagtaactagtatggtaggtaatacatgtacagtaactagtatggcaggtaatacatttacagtaactagtatggtaggtaatacatgtacagtaactattatggtaggtaatacatgtacagtaactagtatggcaggtaatacatgtacagtaactattatggttggtaatacatgtacagtaactagtatggtaggtaatacatgtacagtaactagtatggtaggtaatacatgtagtatggtaggtaatacatgtacagtaactagtatggtaggtaatacatgtacagtaactagtatggtaggtaatacatgtacagtaactagtatggcaggtaatacatgtacagtaactagtatggtaggtaatacatgtagagtaactagtatggtaggtaatacatgtacagtaactagtatggtaggtaatacatgtacagtaactattttggcaggtaatacatgtacagtaactagtatggttggtaatatatgtacagtaactagtatggtaggtaatacatgtacagtaactagtatggttggtgatacatgtacagtaactagtatggtaggtaatacatgtacagtaactagtatggtaggtaatacatgtacagtaactagtatgacaggtaatacatgtacagtaactagtatggtaggtaatacatgtacagtaactagtatggtaggtaatacatgtacagtaactagtatggtaggtaatacatgtacagtaactagtatggtaggtaatacatgtacagtaactagtatggcaGGTAATACAAGTagagtaactagtatggtaggtaatacatgtacagtaactattatggtagataatacatgtacagtaactagtatggtaggtaatacatgtacagtaactattatggtaggtaatacatgtacagtaactagtatggttggtaatacatgtacagtaactagtatggtaggtaatacatgtacagtaactatttTGGtaggtgatacatgtacagtaactattatggtaggtaatacatgtacagtaactagtatggttggtaatacatgtacagtaactattatggtaggtaatacatgtacagtaactagtatggtaggtaatacatgtacagtaactattaTGGtaggtgatacatgtacagtaactattatggtaggtaatacatgtacagtaactagtatggtaggtatacatgtacagtaactagtatggttggtaatacatgtacagtaactattttggcaggtaatacatgtacagtaactagtatggtaggtaatacatgtacagtaactagtatggttggtaatacatgtacagtaactagtatggttggtaatacatgtacagtaactagtatggttggtatacatgtacagtaactagtatggttggtaatacatgtacagtaactagtatggttgggaatatatgtatagtaactagtatggttggtatacatgtacagtaactagtatggttggtaatacatgtacagtaactattttggcaggtaatacatgtacagtaactagtatggtaggtaatacatgtacagtaactagtatggttggtaatacatgtacagtaactagtatggttggtaatacatgtacagtaactagtatggtaggtaatacatgtacagtaactagtatggtaggtaatacatgtacagtaactagtatggtaggtaatacatgtacagtaactagtatggtaggtaatacatgtacagtaactagtatggcaggtaatacatgtacagtaactattttggcaggtaatacatgtacagtaactagtatggtaggtaatacatgtacagtaactagtatggtaggtaatacatgtacagtaactagtatggcaggtaatacatgtacagtaactagtatggtaggtaatacatgtagagtaactagtatggtaggtaatacatgtacagtaactgctatggtaggtaatacatgtagagTAACTTGTATGgcaggtaatacatgtagagTAACTTGTATGgcaggtaatacatgtagagtaactagtatggtaggtaatacatgtagagtaactagtatggtaggtaatacatgtagagtaactagtatggtaggtaatacatgtacagtaactagtatggcaggtaatacatgtagagtaactaatatggtaggtaatacatgtacagtaactagtatggtaggtaatacatgtacagtaactagtatggtaggtaatacatgtacagtaactagtatggtaggtaatacatgtacagtaactagtatggttggtaatacatgtacagtaactagtatggtaggtaatacatgtacagtaactagtatggtaggtaatacatgtacagtaactagtatggtaggtaatacatgtacagtaactagtatggtaggtaatacatgtacagtaactagtatggtaggtaatacatgtacagtaactagtatgacaggtaatacatgtacagtaactattatggtaggtaatacatgtacagtaactagtatggtaggtaatacatgtacagtaactagtatggtaggtaatacatgtacagtaactagtatgacaggtaatacatgtacagtaactaatatggtaggtaatacatgtacagtaactagtatggtaggtaatacatgtacagtaactagtatggcaggtaatacatgtagagtaactagtatggtaggtaatacatgtacagtaactattatagtaggtaatacatgtacagtaactagtatggtaggtaatacatgtacagtaactagtatggtaggtaatacatgtacagtaactagtatggtaggtaatacatgtacagtaactagtatggtaggtaatacatgtacagtaactagtatggtaggtaatatatgtacagtaactagtatggtaggtaatacatgtacagtaactagtatggtaggtaatacatgtacagtaactagtatggtaggtaatatatgtacagtaactagtatggtaggtaatatatgtacagtaactagtatggtaggtaatacatgtacagtaactattatggtaggtaatacatgtacagtaactagtatggtaggtaatacatgtacagtaactagtatggtaggtaatacatgtacagtaactagtatggcaggtaatacatgtacagtaactagtatggcaggtaatacatgtacagtaactagtatggtaggtgatacatgtacagtaactattatggtaggtaatacatgtacggtaactagtatggtaggtaatacatgtacagtaactattttggcaggtaatacatgtacagtaactagtatggtaggtaatacatgtacagtaactattatggtaggtaatacatgtacagtaactagtatggtaggtaatacatgtacagtaactattatggtaggtaatacatgtacagtaactagtatggcaggtaatacatgtacggtaactagtatggtaggtaatacatgtacagtaactattttggcaggtaatacatgtacagtaactagtatggtaggtaatacatgtacagtaactagtatggttggtaatacatgtacagtaactattaTGGtaggtgatacatgtacagtaactattatggtaggtaatacatgtacagtaactagtatggtaggtaatacatgtacagtaactagtatggttggtaatacatgtacagtaactagtatggcaggtaatacatgtacagtaactattttggcaggtaatacatgtacagtaactagtatggtaggtaatacatgtacggTAACTTGCATGGTTGGTAATATATGTAGactaactagtatggtaggtaatacatgtacggtaactagtatggtaggtaatataTGTagagtaactagtatggtaggtaatacatgtacagtaactattttggcaggtaatacatgtacagtaactagtatggtaggtaatacatgtacggTAACTTGCATGGTTGGTAatatatgtacagtaactagtatggtaggtgaTATATGTagagtaactagtatggtaggtgaTATATGTagagtaactagtatggtaggtaatacatgtacggtaactagtatggtaggtaatacatgtacagtaactagtatggtaggtaatacatgtacagtaactagtatggtaggtaatacatgtacagtaactagtatggtaggtaatacatgtagagtaactagtatggtaggtaatacatgtagagtaactagtatggtaggtaatacatgtagagtaactagtatggtaggtaatacatgtagagtaactagtatggtaggtaatacatgtacatgtacagtaacttgTATggtttgtaatacatgtacagtaactagtatggtaggtaatacatgtacagtaactattatggtaggtaatacatgtacagtaactagtatggtaggtaatacatgtacagtaacttgTATGgttggtaatacatgtacagtaactagtatggcaggtaatacatgtacagtaactattttggcaggtaatacatgtacagtaactagtatggcaggtaatacatgtagagtaactagtatggtaggtaatacatgtacagtaactattttggcaggtaatacatgtacagtaactagtatggtaggtaatacatgtacagtaacttgTATGgttggtaatacatgtacagtaactagtatggcaggtaatacatgtacagtaactattttggcaggtaatacatgtacagtaactagtatggtaggtaatacatgtacagtaactagtatggtaggtaatacatgtacagtaactagtatggtaggtaatacatgtacagtaactagtatggtaggtaatacatgtacagtaactattatggtaggtaatacatgtacagtaactagtatggtaggtaatacatgtacagtaactagtatggtaggtaatacatgtagagTAACTATTATggcaggtaatacatgtacagtaactattatggtaggtaatacatgtacagtaactagtatggtaggtaatacatgtacagtaactagtatggtaggtaatacatgtacagtaactattatggtaggtaatacatgtacagtaactattatggtaggtaatacatgtacggTAACTTGCATGGTTGGTAATATATGTATAGTAACTAGTATggttggtatacatgtacagtaacttgTATggcaggtaatacatgtacagtaactagtatggtaggtaatacatgtacagtaacttgCATGGTTGGTAATATATGTATAGTAACTAGTATggttggtatacatgtacagtaactagtatggtaggtaatacatgtacagtaactagtatggcaggtaatacatgtacagtaactgctatttttaatacatgtacagtaactgctgtggtaggtaatacatgtacagtaactaggtaatacatgtacagtaactgcTATGgtagttaatacatgtatatgtgtgttgttgttgttgttgttgttgttgttgttgttgttgttgttgttgttgttgttgttgttaaataaCAGCTAACATTTATCGACATCACAGTGTGTAAAGTGATAATGAATGCCGTATGTAAGAAATGTAAGAACATCGCAAAAACGCCACAATTCAGATATGATCATGACATTATATTGCAAAAATCAATTGTCGTTCCATATCAATCCAAACCACAGTGAACATTTTCGAAACAGATCTAGAATGACCCCCGCCCCTCcaatctttcaatttcaaacacaTATACCTATTATGACCCGCTttacctacccccccccccccgccgaaGAAACTGATTGTTCCCTTGGCTTCCGATCAAAACTAGGTACTTAAATTCATCGAATCATTGTTGACATATGGATGGCGATACTAATATTAAAACACTTCTGTCTGCACGGTTACGTTgttgatgtatttgtatgtaaacCATATGAACAAGCAATCACTTGTATATGAATTTAATTCACTGTACTTTCACCAGAACATACGGCCAGTGTTTCTTCTTCCCTGTAGGATTGGATATCGAGTCAACGGTCAATTGCAAATTGTTGCTATCCGTCCTGTCATATTTAAAActtgtatcattttttttttataaatcacCGTGTCGAGGCTGATTATACGCTGATAACAACGATTTGTAGGAGTGAGTACATTCTATACTGTAATGTGAACAAAGAGGAAGGAGCTTTCCGTGCCTTCGAATTCTGATCTAACTGAGCGATCGCCATGTCTATATAAATCTTAATATTCTTTATTAGCGTAATTATACCCAGAGGAGTGGACATCTGATTGCAGAGAcgcgtacatgtacatgtatactcttGTAGGCCAGATTTGTCACTTTAATATTGTGTCTATATCCTTCAAACTGCCAACACCCTGCACTCTGCTTTGATGTTTACCTGAAGAAATCGTTGCTCTTAGTATTACTTCACAACATACGATCTGTAGGGATAATTAGtatgttatcatttcaaatatgGGAATTTTGGTTGAAGGTAAATTATGATAAAAGGATTCGAGTACAGACGGAGACACAAGGGGGAACAAGAAaatatctgcctgtctgtctgtctgtctgtctgtctgtctgtctgtctctgtctgtctgtctgtctgtctgtctgtctgtctgtctgtctgtctgtctgtctgtctgtccgtccgtccgtccgtccgtccgtccgtctgtctgtctgcctgcctgcctgtgtgaTGAACTCAACAAAACCACATCTACCTTCATTTAAAGTAGagtaaactatactatactagacaaTAGACTAACTTCAACTAGATGTTACTATTCTTGCCTcggactagactagactagactagactagactagactagactagactagactagaccagactagactagactaggaTAGAGTGGGCTATAAATTAAACCCCAAAAAGAGTGAAAAACTAAAGGCAAGGCAACAATGCAAGgtaaagtcaagtcaagtcaagtcaagccAGGTCAAGTTCAGTCCAGcaaggtgaggtgaggtgaggtgaggtgaggtaaggtaaggtaaggtaaggtaaggtaaggtaaggtaaggtaaggtaaggtagagtaaagtaaagtaaagtaaaatagagtaaagtaaagtaaagtaaagtaaagtaaagtaaagtaaagtaaagtaaagtaaagtaaggtaaggtaaggtaaggtaaggtaaggcaaggcaaggcaaaTCAAGGCATGGTAAAGTAAAGTAAGACAAGGCAAGGCAaggtaaagtaaagtaaagtaaagtaaagtaaagtaaaaacCCACATTCAaccaaattaaatatatttatgatacGTGGTTAATCTGTTACGTTTGTTGCAACGACAAAAAAACGAACGAACTATGCAACTTGAATGTTAAGGGAACAGATGAAGTCAGAAAAAAATTCCTTCAATTTATGGCTTGATGCAAATTTTGTTGACATCAATCATCCTGATTCGGGTAATCTTTAACATTTGCTTCCGTAAAAAGCAACGGTGTATGAGATCATGACATTAGCTCATTTGATGTATAGGTAATTAAATGTTGAGAAATACATCATACAAATGATCCCCTGAACCGTGTTTCAATAATGCCTGTAGGCTACAAGTAACATCAAATAATACTTAGTCTGATTTATGAGACATTATTTACTGGATCATTTCAATCCGATATACTTGTAAAATTTCGTTTTTTGACagcatatttattttgtactaTTGTCAGTTTTATTTCCACTGATCGATACAATCAGAATAGCTCTTGATCGGAGTATACCGTATGTCGATACCATTAATGATACAATCGAGATATCAGCTGGTAGTTTTAGCTCGGTTTTAGCTTGTGAAAATACCTACGAAAACAAACATATGTACTACAGATAATGATTTTCTctctgacatacatacatacatacatacatacatacatacatacatacatacatacgtacatactcCGACAATATTatctatttgaaatatattttaatag is from Glandiceps talaboti chromosome 1, keGlaTala1.1, whole genome shotgun sequence and encodes:
- the LOC144434683 gene encoding somatostatin receptor type 5-like, with translation MNGLISYEDLQNYSKWNSSFNDANYTFPYYESNSDACAMERSVQHVIGAILTILGLIGNGAFLYVVLKLPYMKTVTNLYLCSLAVADFLYLSVNSVTIFCHFDNDLACRHLLANVAFACSTEFLISTSFLASIMIIALIGIERYIAISRPLSKGSRASQHGSRWLLLVVTSTWLPAFILSSPALIQCFYPLAEIFEARVVITMISFFVMIVLVLVFYLLIACKLLKASHSVIATRRSAGENERQVIRVCLLTAIVFVICLCPYMVRLVFDLLIVNRIIPVTNYVYYCFYNLAIFLLIINATINPVVYNAASRRYRRAFKDAFLCRRRQPSRYKSYIYRSQSSENAIDTGTTLVYVRGRVTSVRKQRIPLEKL